CGACAGCGATTTTGTCCGTGCCGGACAGCGTCACACTGAACGATGTGCTGGATGTGATTTCAACGTCCGAGGAACTGGTGATCGTGTAGGTAGTGTTCGCAGTTCCGCCGGTCAAGGTGAGCGTGGAAATATCAATGTCGTTATCGGTGCCGATCTTTTTGAAGAAATTGCTGCCAGTCACAGTCAAAATACCGGTGTCGGAATCGTAAGCGGCCGATGTAATTGCCGGTGTCTGCACATTGCTGACGATGATGCTATTACCCGTCAGATCGGCGACTGTCAGCGAAGCTGCGCTGCCAGCCATCCAGTCTTCAGCTGCGGCGATATTGTAGGCCGTTGCACTGGAAGAAACTGTGCCATTCTTATTCAACAATCCGTGAACCGCCAATTGGTCGGCGGCATTGAGTGTGATGCTGAAGGCAGTGGCTGAAGTCACGTCGACAGCGGACGAAGTCAGCGTGTAACTGCCGCCTTCGCCCGTTAACGTGAACAATGAAACCGTCACATCGTTGCTGGCGCCGCTGTTGGAAACGAAATTGGATCCGCTGACTGTCAGCACGTTGGTGCTGGCGTCAAACGTTGCGGAAGTAATCATCGGTACGGCATAGTGGCTGACCGTGATGCCATTACCCGTCAGATCGGCGACCGCAACGGCGCTATCCGCACCGGCCGCCCAATCCTCGGCGGCGGCCAGGTTATAGATCGTGCTGCCGATTGCGGATGCGCCGTTTTTATTGAGTAATGCCTCGACATTGGTCAAATCCGCATCCGTCAGCGTCACTGAAAACGAAGTCCCGGATGTAATCTCTATATTCGCCGCACTGGTGATCGTGTAAGTTGCGCCGCTCGCGCCGGTGATGGTCAGCTTGGATAAATCGATGTCGTTGCTGGCGCCGCTTTTCTGAAGAAAACCGCTGCCGGTAATAGTCAGCACATTGCTGCTGTAATCATAGGCGGCCGATGTGATCGCCGGTGCTGCAACATTTGAGACAGTGATGCCGTTGCCGGTGGTGTCGGCGGTGACGGCGGCGGCATCTGCACCGGCGGTCCAATCTTCTGCCGCTGCCAGGTTGTACGTGGTGCCGTCTGTCGAGGAAGTGCCGTTTTTGTTGATGGTTTGGTTGACGGTGGCCTTGTCGGTGCTGCTCAACGTGATCGTGAATGCCGTGCCCGAAGTGATCTCTACATTGGCGGAGTCGGTCAGAGTGTAAGTGCTGCCGCCTTCGCCGCTGAACGTGAACTTGGATGCGATGATGTCGTTAGCCGCGCCGCTGGCTTTCAGGAATCCGCTACCGCTAACGATCAATGCGCCGCTGCTGGCGTCGTAGGTGACCGATGTGATCGCCGGTACTGCAACGTTCGACACGGTGATGCTGTTGCCGCTGGTATCGGCGGTGACGATGGCGCTGTCGGCACCCGCCGCCCAATCTTCTGCTGCGGCTAGGTTGTACGTGGTGCCGCCGGTTGAGCTGGTGCTGTTTTTGTTGACGATCTGATTGACAGCAGCTTTGTCGGTGGCGCTCAATGTGATCGTGAATGCCGTGCCGGAAGTGATCTCTACATTGGCGGAATCGGTCAGGGTGTAAGTGCTTCCGCCTTCGCCGGTGAACGTGAACTTGGATGCGATGATATCGTTGGCAGCGCCGCTGGCTTTCAGGAAGCCGGAGCCAGTGACGGCCAAAATGCCTGTGCTGGCATCGTACGTCGCCGACGTGATCGCCGGTGCGGCAACATTCGACACGGTGATGCCGTTGCCGGTGGTATCGGCGATGACAACGGCAGCATCCGCACCGGCAGCCCAATCTTCCGCAGCCGCTAGGTTGTATGTCGTGCCGCCGGTAGAGCTGGTGCTATTCTTATTGACGATCTGGTTGACGGCGGCTTTATCGGTGGCGCTCAACGTGATCGTGAATGCCGTGGCGGAAGTGATCTCGACATTAGCTGAATCCGTGAGCGTGTAAGTGCTGCCGCCTTCGCCGCTGAACGTGAACTTCGATGCGACGATGTCGTTGGCCGCGCCGTTGGCATTGACCAGGTTCGAGCCGGTGACGGTCAGTGCGCCGGTGCTGGCATTATACGTTGCTGAGGTAATCGCAGGTATTTGCACGTTGCTGACGGTAATGCCGTTACCCGTGGTGTCGGCGTGACCGCTTAATTCCCGGCTCCAGTTATCCGCTGCTGCAATATTGTAAGTGACCCCATCCGTCGAAGCAGTGCCGTTCTTGTTCAGTAACCCTGCCACATTGACTTGATCGGTAGCATTGAGCGTGACGTTGAATTGCGTGGCGGAATCGATCTCGACTTGCGCGGAGGTGAGGGTATAGGTTGCGCCGCCTTTTCCGGTCAGAGTGAGTTTCGATACATCGATATCATTGTTCGGCCCGCCTTTTCGTATTAAGCCGGTTCCGGTGACGGTTAAGATATGGCTGCTTATATCATAGGTAGCCGAGGTGATCGCCGGTGGAGGAACATTCGAGACTGTAATGCTGTTGGACGTATCGGCAATATTAGTATTGCCGATCACCGTATTCCAGTCGTCCGCTGCGGCCAGGTTGTACGAAGTACCATCGTTTGAAGAGCCGCCATCTTCGTTGAGAATCAGGCTTATCGCGGCTTTATCCGTGCTGCTGAGTGTTATGGTGAATGAGCTGGCGGAGGTAATTTCGACATCACTGGTATCGATCAGCGTGTACGTGGCGCTGCCATCGCCGGTAAAAGTGAACAGCGAAGCATCGATGTCGTTGGCCGCACCACTGGCTTTGACAAAGTTCGATCCGGAGACGGTCAACGTGCCGGTGCTGGCATCGTATGTCGTGGAGCTAATTGTTGGGATTTGCACATTGCTGACGGTAACGCCGTTACCCGTGGTGTCGGCGTTGCCGCTTTGCGCCGGATTCCAGTCAGCCGCCGCGGCGATATTGTAGGTAGTGCCGCCGACCGAGGACGTGCCGTTCTTGTTCAGCAAACCTTCGATGTTGATTTGATCGGCCGCATTCAACGTAATGGTGAATTGCGTGGCGGAATCGAGCTCGACATTCGCTGAAGTGAGGGTATAGGTTGCGCCACTTTGTCCGGTCAGAGTCAGTTTCGATACATCAATGTCATTGAGCGGCCCGGCGGTGGCCGCCATATTGGTTCCGGTGACAATCAGCTTGTTATTGTTGGCGTTGTACGTGGCCGAAGTGATGGTCGTCGTCATTGGATTGAACCGCCGTTGTTGAAACTGCCCGGTTGCGCATGGCGTGCAGTTTTACCGCTGATTGTTTTTAAGACCTGACCGTCATTCAATGGAACATTTGCAGCAGCTGTAACGTATGTAAAGGCGTTGGTCGGGAGAGTTGCGGTACAGAGGTCTATCCATGAAGCTTTAATCATTTTTAATAGTCTTATAGTATTAATAAATAAAATCAATTAACTATAATGATTTTTTTATATTCTGAAGGGAATCATGCCGAATGACTGGGACCGGTTCCTATATGCCAGCACACTCTTATTAGCGGTTGATGTAAGTAAAAATGAAGAAAAAAATAGTTTTATATAGTAATTTTCCTACATGAAATAATGAACTCGGATTAAACATAGTCGGATCATCAAGTTAGTCGATCTTAAATGCCCTGACGGCAGGATATGTGTGGCAACTAGGTACTCAAGAGCAATTTCTGCAAGAAATTCATAATGCTTAATAGAACCAAGCGAACGGATTCAGAGTTTTCTTACTTTACGAGTGAAATTGTCACCACCGGTTAAATGGATGGCATTGTTGCCGGTTGAGTCGTGTTTGGAATGAATCGATAGAAATCATTGTTTAAGCGGTAGTGATAAAATGCTGGCATGATGAGACCGAACGGTTTGACAGACTGGCGCAATTACTGGGAGCAGCTTCGTACCGCGCTGCTGGAGCCCAGTGTCGACAAGTCCCTGCTGGAGGCATCGTTGCGCGAGGCGCGCGCGAAGATGCCGGTGCCGGTATTGTGGCTACTGGGTAAAACGCAATCCGGCAAGACATCGATTATCCGCGCACTGACGGGCAGTCCGGCGGCGGAAATCGGCAACGGTTTTCAACCGTGCACGCGTAGTGCGCAGTTTTACGATTTTCCGGCTGAAGCCTCGGTGGTGCGGTTTCTCGATACGCGTGGTCTGGGTGAAGTGGCGTACGATCCCGGCGACGATATGCATTATTGTGAAGCGCAGGCGCATTTGCTGGTGGCGGTGATGAAAGTGGCGGATGTGCATCAGGCTGCGGTGTTCGATGTATTGCAAGCGATCCGCCGGCGTCATCCGGAATGGCCGTTGCTGATCGTGCAGACCGGTTTGCATGAACTGTATCCCGGCCAATTTGCGCACATTCAGCCGTGGCCGTATGCCAACGATCCTTTGCCTGATTCCATTCCGCTCGATTTGCGCCGCGCTCTGCTGGCGCAGCGCGCTGCCTTGAAGCCACTGCCCGGTTTTGCCCCGGTGCGCTGGGTGGCGGTCGATTTGACATTGCCGGAAGATGGATTTGCGCCGCCGGATTATGGCTTGGAAGCGTTGTGGCAGGCAATCGAAGCGCTGACATCCTTGGGTTTGCAGCATCAGCTGAGCGGTGACCAGGAAGTGCAGGATCTCTACGCGCGCACCGCGCATCAGCATATCGCAGGTTATGCGCTGACCGCGGCGGGATTGGGTGCTTTGCCGGTGGTGGATTTGGTCGCGGTGTCGGCGGTGCAGGCAAAATTGTTGCATAGTCTGGCGTTGCTGTACGGGCAGCGCTGGGATAAAAGCACCGTCACGGAATTTATCGGTTTGGCGGGCGCGGGAATTGCCTCCGGTTACCTGGCACGGCTATTGACCCGTGCTGCGACCAAATTCATACCGGTGTGGGGACAGACCGTGGGGGCGTTATGGGGCGCCAGTTCCAGCGGTGCGACCACGTACGCGCTGGGCAAGGCGGCGATCTATTTCTTTACGCGGCGCAAGGACGGCCTGAACGTGGATGCGGATACCTTGCGGCAGATTTATGCGGAAGAATTGGAACGCAGCGCGTCGATACTCAAAGACCGTCTGCGGGGAAAATCCGGATGAAAGCACCACTGCCCGCTGTTAATCCGCTGCGGTTACTGGTTTTCATCCTGATGCTGTTGCCGCTGCTGGCGCTGTTGGGATTCGGCTTCTTCTGGCTGTGGCAGGGCGGTTATTTGCAGTATTGGCTGATTGCCATGGTGGTGTGCGGCGGCCTGGGGTACGGCTTGCAGTATTGGCTGGTGCGGCAGGAGCGGCAATTGTTAACGGATTCGGCCACCGAACCTAATCCGGATTGGCCGCCGAGCGCGGATGCGGTCTGGCAGCAAGTTGAAGCGTTGGCCGAGACCTGTAATCCGCAGGATTGGCCGATCGAGGAGGGTACCTGGGTGCTGGTGCTGGGGCAGAAAACGATGGAAACGGTCGCGCATTGTTATCACCCGGATGTCGAAAAACCGTTGCTGGAACTGACCATACCGCATACCTTGATGATTATCGAGCGGGCGAGCCGCGATCTGCGCCAGGATGTGGCGGAAAAAATACCGTTCAGCAATCGCCTGACCATTGGCGATTTGTTCCGGATACAGCGCTGGAAGGCTAAGGTGGAACGGCTGTTTAGTATCTATCGCGCCGGCAGCCTGCTCATCAATCCGGTCAATGCTTTGCTGAGCGAAGCGTGGCGGCATTTGCGCGAGCGCAGTTTCGATCAGGCCAAGGATGAATTGCACCGCTGGTTTTTGCGTACCTATGTGTGCAAAGTGGGGTACTACGCGATTGATCTGTATAGCGGCCGTTTGCCGTTAGGCGATGAAGAATTCATGACTGCGCCAACCCCGGAATCCAAAGCCGATCTGGGGCAGGTCGAAGAAACCGCAAAACCTGCTGTTGAGCCGTTGCGCATTCTCGTTTTGGGGCGGTCCAACTCGGGTAAATCGAGCCTGATCAATGCATTATTTGGCACATTGACGACAGCTGCCGATGTGCTGCCGGACACCACGCAAGCCCTTAAACCGTTTGCTTTATCGCGCGAAGGTTTGACGCAAGCGCTGATTTTCGATAGTCCGGGGTGTGACAGTGCATTGTTTGATCATCAGCGGATGCTGGTTGCGGCAGAAAATGCCGATCTGATTTTGTGGCTGAGTCCGGCCAACCGGCCCGACCGGCAGATTGAGCGCGATTGTTTGGACGTATTGCGCGCCACCCAAGCCGCGCGCACGGACCGCCGTGCGCCGCCGCTACTGGTGGTGGCGAGTTTTATCGATCGCCTGCGGCCGGTCAACGAATGGCAGCCGCCGTACGACCTGACGCATCCGGCGAGCAGCAAGGCAACCCATATCGCCGCAGCGGTGCGGGTTATCGCGGCTGATCTGGCGGTAGCGGTTGAGCAGGTGATTCCTGTCTGTTTGCTGACGGGTAAAGTTTATAATGTCGACGATACCCTTTGGGCCGCGATTCTGAATCATCAGGACGAAGCGTTGCGGGTGCGGCTAATGCGCTGCCTGGGTGCCAGAAAGCGCGCCGAAGACTGGGTCATGCTGCGGCGGCAGATGGCGGGTGCGGGCCGGTTTGTGCGGGATTTGCCGGACATATTGGGAAAACGCAGCGGGCGGTAATGAGTTGGCCATGGAAATACATCGGTAAAGCGGATTTCGCATATACTGCGATCCATCTCAATGCTCCAAGATTGCATCATTTTTAATCCCTAATCAGTTGAATCACTCAGTGAAGCGCACTTTAACCGTAGTTTTCCTCTTATTTGCTGTGGGTCTGATCGTGCTGACGGTTGTTCCGGATCGCGCACGGGCGCAATACTGGTGGAACGCGAGCCGTGAACCGGTGGGTTTGGCGCCCGATCCTACATCGACGCCGGAAGCGATTGTGCAGGTTTACGGCGCGCGCGCATTCAGCTGGCGCGGCTACTTCGGGATTCATACCTGGATTGCGGTGAAACCCTCGGCGGCACAGTCGTACACCATTTATGAAGTGATCGGCTGGTTGCAGCGCCGTAAGCTCCCGGTGGTAGTGATTCATGAGAATGTGCCGGACCGGCGCTGGTATGGCAATATGCCGGAGCTTCTGCTGGAAAAACGGGGTGACGGCGTGGACGCGCTGATCGGAAAAATTGACCAGGCGGCACGCAGTTACCCGTATGCAAAGGATTACACGATTTGGCCCGGCCCCAATTCCAATACCTTTACCGCCTGGATTTCCCGGGCTGTCCCGGAATTGCAATTGGATCTGCCGCCCACCGCGATCGGTAAGGATTACCTGGGGTACCGGCTGGTTTCGCAAGCACCGAGCGGCAGCGGCTTCCAGGTTTCCATCTTTGGCTTGCTGGGCGTACTGGTCAGCGCGGTGGAAGGTGTCGAGTTGAACCTGCTAGGATTGTCGTTCGGTGTCGATCTCGATCCACTCGCGCTCAAATTGCCACTGGTCGGGCGCAAAGAACTGAATTCATGGTTCGAGCCTGCGGTTGAAAATTAATTGCGTTCTTTAAACCTTGAGTTCATGGTATTTAATTGATAATTATTCTTATTCATACTATAGTAACCCTCAATAATTAATTCGTTTGATGAATCTTTTTGCCTGGAATTTTTTCATGTTGAAATCGAATGTAAGCCGTTTTTATTTTGCCGTTTTTTTTCTTTTCTCTTCTCTGATCGCACCGCTGGCGCATGCCGAGGAAGTGGTTGTGTATTCCGCGCGCATTGAGCAACTTATCAAACCGATGTTTGACGCGTTTACCAAGGAAACCGGGATCAAGGTCAAATACACCACGGATAATGAAGGCGCATTGCTTGCCCGGCTGGAAGCGGAGGGAAAAAACACGCCAGCGGATCTGCTGATTACTTCCGATGTGGGTAATCTTTGGGCGGCGGCACGGGCAGGCTTGCTGAAGCCGGTGCAATCGAACGTGCTGGAAGCCAATATCCCGGCGCATTTGCGTGACCCTCAACAGGAATGGTTCGGTTTGTCGATCCGGGCACGTACACTGATTTATAACACTAAGAAAGTGAAGCCATCAGAGCTTTCAACTTATGAAGATCTGGCCGATCCGAAATGGAACAAACGGCTGTGTCTTCGCACATCGAAGAAGGTGTATAACCAATCCCTGGTGGCGATGATGATTGCCGGACATGGCGAAGCCGAGACCGAGAAAATGGTCAAAGGCTGGGTGGCCAATCTGGCGACCGATCCGCTATCCGATGACACCCGGGCTTTGGAATTCGTCGCTGCTGGTAAATGCGATGTGACGGTGGTCAATACTTATTACTATGGCCGGTTGATGAAAAAAGACCCGAATTTGCCTTTGGCGATTTTCTGGCCGAATCAGAATGATGGCGGCGTGCATGTCAATATTTCCGGCGCCGGTGTCACGCGCCATGGCCGTAACGCACAAGCTGCGATTAAATTGCTGGAATTCCTGTCATCCGACAAAGCGCAAAATCTCTTCGCCGATGTGAATATGGAATATCCGGTCAATCCAAAGATTGCAGCGGATCCGTTTGTCGCGGCGTGGGGCAGTTTCAAGCAAAATCCGATGAATCTGGTTAAAGCCGGCGAATTGCAGACCACCGCCGTGAAACTGATGGACCGGGCGGGATATCAGTAAAAAGGTACGGCCGCTACAAAGATCAATGCGGCGTAGAAGCGCTAGGAAACAATAGCTTCTTACGCCAGTTTTTTCGTTCCGTTTCTTCACAAACATGTCATGGCCATTTGGCGCTCAGTTCCTTTCATAGCCGCTGCATTGGTACTGGCGCCCGTGGGCGTGATCGTGTCCGCTTTTTTTGCACCGGCCAGTGATGTTTGGCAGCATCTGCTTGAAACGACCCTTCCTCAACTGCTGATCAACACGTTCTGGCTTGCCTTGGGTGTCGTCAGTGGGACTGCGCTATTGGGCATCAGTCTGGCGTGGCTCACCGCAGTTTATGACTTCACCGGGCGGCGGTTCTTTTCCTGGGCGTTGCTGTTGCCGATGGCGATGCCTGCGTATGTCACGGCATTTGTTGCTTTGGGACTGTTTGATTTTACCGGTCCGGTACAAACTGTATTGCGCGCCTGGCTGGATTCGGATTTGTCCTGGTTTCCGGATATTCGCGGCAGGGCGGGTGTGATTGTGGTGATGACGCTGGCTTTTTATCCCTATGTTTATTTACTGGCGCGCAATGCTTTTCTGAGTCAAGGCAAACGCTCGTTGGAGGTGGCGCAATCGCTGGGCCTCAACCGTAAGCAAGGATTTTTCAAAGTGGTATTGCCGATGGCACGGCCCTGGATAGCCGGAGGCGTGATGCTAGTGCTTATGGAAACGTTGGCGGATTTCGGCACCGTGGCGGTGTTTAATTACAACACCTTCACGACCGCAATTTACAAAGCGTGGTTCAGCATGTTTTCACTGCCCGCGGCTTCGCAGCTCGCTTCTTTATTGATTCTAATCATTTTTGTTGTGATCGTGCTGGAACAGCAGTTCCGGTTGCGTATGCGCTATGCGGAAAGCAAAAGAACCGAACGTGCGCAGCGTATCCGGTTGATGGGATGGCATAACTGGCTGGTGACCGGTTTTGTCCTGAGTGTCTTGTTTCTGGCATTTCTGCTGCCGGTGTTGCAATTGTGCCAGTGGGCGATGCGATCGTTTACGCAAGATTATGACGTGGCCCGCTATCTGGAATTTCTCTGGCACTCGCTATCGTTGTCCGGTCTGGCGGCTTTATTGATCTGCTTGGTTGTCATCGCCATGGTTTATGCGGCACGGCGTTATCCCAGTCCAGCGACGCGCTATGCGATTCGCATTGCCACGATCGGCTATGCATTGCCCGGTACGGTGCTGGCGATTGGCGTGTATGTGCCGCTGGTTTGGCTCGATGGGCGGCTCAGCGAATGGATGATGAATTGGTTGCAAATCGAGACAGGGCAATTGATCCAGGGCACGCTGATGATTATGTTGATTGCCTATTTGATCCGCTTTATGGCGGTCAGCCATTACCCGATCGATGGCGCGATGCAACGGATTACGCCTAATATCGACGAAGCGGCGATGAGTTTCGGGTTGCATGGCTGGGCGATGATCCGGAAGGTGCACATTCCGATATTGAAACCGGGAATTTTCACAGCGGCGACTTTGGTGTTTGTCGATGTCATGAAAGAGATGCCGATTACGCTGATGACGAGGCCTTTTGGCTGGGATACACTGGCGGTGCGAATTTATGAAATGACTTCCGAAGGGCAATGGGAGCAGGCTGCGTTGCCGGCGGTTACGCTGGTGCTGGCCGGGCTGATTCCGATTTTCTTGTTTATGCGACAAACTGAGAAGTAAACCGATGAGTACAGGGTTGCTGCAACTGAATCACGTTGTGCAAGCGTATGGCGAGCAGGTCGTTATCCGTAACTTATCTTTGCAATTGCAGAAGGGGCAGATCGGCTGTTTACTCGGTCCGAGTGGCTGCGGCAAGACCACTGCCTTGCGCTGTATCGCCGGTTTTGAGCGGATTGCGGGCGGAGAAATCGTGCTCAATGGTGCCTGTGTAAGCAGTGCGGATTCCTTCGTGCCGCCGGAACAGCGGCGGATCGGCATGGTGTTTCAGGATTATGCGTTGTTTCCGCACCTGGATGTGACTGCCAATATCGGTTTCGGTCTGCACCGGTTAACGCGGGTGGAACGTGAGCGGCGGGTTGAAGAATTGCTGCATGTCGTGCATCTGGCCAGCGTTGCGAAGAAATAT
The DNA window shown above is from Nitrosomonas sp. Is35 and carries:
- a CDS encoding DUF3750 domain-containing protein is translated as MKRTLTVVFLLFAVGLIVLTVVPDRARAQYWWNASREPVGLAPDPTSTPEAIVQVYGARAFSWRGYFGIHTWIAVKPSAAQSYTIYEVIGWLQRRKLPVVVIHENVPDRRWYGNMPELLLEKRGDGVDALIGKIDQAARSYPYAKDYTIWPGPNSNTFTAWISRAVPELQLDLPPTAIGKDYLGYRLVSQAPSGSGFQVSIFGLLGVLVSAVEGVELNLLGLSFGVDLDPLALKLPLVGRKELNSWFEPAVEN
- a CDS encoding iron ABC transporter permease, yielding MAIWRSVPFIAAALVLAPVGVIVSAFFAPASDVWQHLLETTLPQLLINTFWLALGVVSGTALLGISLAWLTAVYDFTGRRFFSWALLLPMAMPAYVTAFVALGLFDFTGPVQTVLRAWLDSDLSWFPDIRGRAGVIVVMTLAFYPYVYLLARNAFLSQGKRSLEVAQSLGLNRKQGFFKVVLPMARPWIAGGVMLVLMETLADFGTVAVFNYNTFTTAIYKAWFSMFSLPAASQLASLLILIIFVVIVLEQQFRLRMRYAESKRTERAQRIRLMGWHNWLVTGFVLSVLFLAFLLPVLQLCQWAMRSFTQDYDVARYLEFLWHSLSLSGLAALLICLVVIAMVYAARRYPSPATRYAIRIATIGYALPGTVLAIGVYVPLVWLDGRLSEWMMNWLQIETGQLIQGTLMIMLIAYLIRFMAVSHYPIDGAMQRITPNIDEAAMSFGLHGWAMIRKVHIPILKPGIFTAATLVFVDVMKEMPITLMTRPFGWDTLAVRIYEMTSEGQWEQAALPAVTLVLAGLIPIFLFMRQTEK
- a CDS encoding DUF4214 domain-containing protein, whose translation is MTTTITSATYNANNNKLIVTGTNMAATAGPLNDIDVSKLTLTGQSGATYTLTSANVELDSATQFTITLNAADQINIEGLLNKNGTSSVGGTTYNIAAAADWNPAQSGNADTTGNGVTVSNVQIPTISSTTYDASTGTLTVSGSNFVKASGAANDIDASLFTFTGDGSATYTLIDTSDVEITSASSFTITLSSTDKAAISLILNEDGGSSNDGTSYNLAAADDWNTVIGNTNIADTSNSITVSNVPPPAITSATYDISSHILTVTGTGLIRKGGPNNDIDVSKLTLTGKGGATYTLTSAQVEIDSATQFNVTLNATDQVNVAGLLNKNGTASTDGVTYNIAAADNWSRELSGHADTTGNGITVSNVQIPAITSATYNASTGALTVTGSNLVNANGAANDIVASKFTFSGEGGSTYTLTDSANVEITSATAFTITLSATDKAAVNQIVNKNSTSSTGGTTYNLAAAEDWAAGADAAVVIADTTGNGITVSNVAAPAITSATYDASTGILAVTGSGFLKASGAANDIIASKFTFTGEGGSTYTLTDSANVEITSGTAFTITLSATDKAAVNQIVNKNSTSSTGGTTYNLAAAEDWAAGADSAIVTADTSGNSITVSNVAVPAITSVTYDASSGALIVSGSGFLKASGAANDIIASKFTFSGEGGSTYTLTDSANVEITSGTAFTITLSSTDKATVNQTINKNGTSSTDGTTYNLAAAEDWTAGADAAAVTADTTGNGITVSNVAAPAITSAAYDYSSNVLTITGSGFLQKSGASNDIDLSKLTITGASGATYTITSAANIEITSGTSFSVTLTDADLTNVEALLNKNGASAIGSTIYNLAAAEDWAAGADSAVAVADLTGNGITVSHYAVPMITSATFDASTNVLTVSGSNFVSNSGASNDVTVSLFTLTGEGGSYTLTSSAVDVTSATAFSITLNAADQLAVHGLLNKNGTVSSSATAYNIAAAEDWMAGSAASLTVADLTGNSIIVSNVQTPAITSAAYDSDTGILTVTGSNFFKKIGTDNDIDISTLTLTGGTANTTYTITSSSDVEITSSTSFSVTLSGTDKIAVDALLDQTGTASSGGSTYNLAAADHWLSAADSATVISDTTNAITATVSLNPRIISATYDAASGTLAVTGINLQANGGGADIDASRFTFSGEGGSTYTLTDSADVEITSGTAFTLTLSATDKAAVNQIINQNGTASTGGAVYNLAAADDWDTNVTSGNTADTTDNGITVSNVAAPSIISASYDASTGTLAVTGSGFLQLNGTNNDIDASQFTFTGESGDSYTLTGSADVDITSGTAFTITLSSNDRAAVNQIVNKNGATSTNGASYNLTAGEDWAAGASAAATVADAAGNTVMTSNVAAPVITSATYNTGTGVLIVTGSGFLKAGGTANDIDASKFTFTGEGGATYALSDTADVDITSGSTFTLTLSSTDKTAVNLLLNKAGTASNDATSYNLAAAEDWAAGADAAITIADTGGNGITVSIPLSPGGGSGGGGSGNDGTTTTIVDGTIITTTTQSDDTVVINVPVIQPSRQDDPASLFFTHADIPVAADTQGDHLLMVSLPAGSGLTTTDWTQTLDPVQAEADIATALAHMNGLSSDTVNDLTAKASAFLAQLPDGNPLNIHSVTLRVAGDQPPALPIIISHPAANTASSMLVIDARQLPLGTIIQLDNVRFASIVGAARVTGGNGKSFAAGDNRDQFIVSGGEDDILSGGSGDDTIGSLDGNDQTSGDAGNDTVYGGTGNDVLNGGSGSDRLNGGFGFDSAIQAGQLSGYWVAVAGNTVTLTQTNGEADTLTDVESVRFVSGPSLAIAYSETEAVAHHLARTWLGRDLTVAEGSAVQNWSGATAADILAAFHSLPEAVPFLNKTGSELLTGWDTDPAIIRVDAVRDVTFGGENNQGYLPSGLAINADGGAGYDVLRMPGGRDGVHLEFSGDRLELTQLSDGAMFSLRNTEMIAFDNHETVVIAHNQTEGILARLVHSFFNRDATIAEWQLGFETLQQPYDADAILDWFQQNAGLQELSDTDYIRTVYNHTLNRPATDSELSAQLARLESNAIDRNWLTVEIAQSDEAAAHLVGSVMLHEGWI
- a CDS encoding GTPase family protein; its protein translation is MKAPLPAVNPLRLLVFILMLLPLLALLGFGFFWLWQGGYLQYWLIAMVVCGGLGYGLQYWLVRQERQLLTDSATEPNPDWPPSADAVWQQVEALAETCNPQDWPIEEGTWVLVLGQKTMETVAHCYHPDVEKPLLELTIPHTLMIIERASRDLRQDVAEKIPFSNRLTIGDLFRIQRWKAKVERLFSIYRAGSLLINPVNALLSEAWRHLRERSFDQAKDELHRWFLRTYVCKVGYYAIDLYSGRLPLGDEEFMTAPTPESKADLGQVEETAKPAVEPLRILVLGRSNSGKSSLINALFGTLTTAADVLPDTTQALKPFALSREGLTQALIFDSPGCDSALFDHQRMLVAAENADLILWLSPANRPDRQIERDCLDVLRATQAARTDRRAPPLLVVASFIDRLRPVNEWQPPYDLTHPASSKATHIAAAVRVIAADLAVAVEQVIPVCLLTGKVYNVDDTLWAAILNHQDEALRVRLMRCLGARKRAEDWVMLRRQMAGAGRFVRDLPDILGKRSGR
- a CDS encoding YcjF family protein, translated to MMRPNGLTDWRNYWEQLRTALLEPSVDKSLLEASLREARAKMPVPVLWLLGKTQSGKTSIIRALTGSPAAEIGNGFQPCTRSAQFYDFPAEASVVRFLDTRGLGEVAYDPGDDMHYCEAQAHLLVAVMKVADVHQAAVFDVLQAIRRRHPEWPLLIVQTGLHELYPGQFAHIQPWPYANDPLPDSIPLDLRRALLAQRAALKPLPGFAPVRWVAVDLTLPEDGFAPPDYGLEALWQAIEALTSLGLQHQLSGDQEVQDLYARTAHQHIAGYALTAAGLGALPVVDLVAVSAVQAKLLHSLALLYGQRWDKSTVTEFIGLAGAGIASGYLARLLTRAATKFIPVWGQTVGALWGASSSGATTYALGKAAIYFFTRRKDGLNVDADTLRQIYAEELERSASILKDRLRGKSG
- a CDS encoding Fe(3+) ABC transporter substrate-binding protein — protein: MLKSNVSRFYFAVFFLFSSLIAPLAHAEEVVVYSARIEQLIKPMFDAFTKETGIKVKYTTDNEGALLARLEAEGKNTPADLLITSDVGNLWAAARAGLLKPVQSNVLEANIPAHLRDPQQEWFGLSIRARTLIYNTKKVKPSELSTYEDLADPKWNKRLCLRTSKKVYNQSLVAMMIAGHGEAETEKMVKGWVANLATDPLSDDTRALEFVAAGKCDVTVVNTYYYGRLMKKDPNLPLAIFWPNQNDGGVHVNISGAGVTRHGRNAQAAIKLLEFLSSDKAQNLFADVNMEYPVNPKIAADPFVAAWGSFKQNPMNLVKAGELQTTAVKLMDRAGYQ